The genomic stretch TGATGTATATGCCACACATGCCGATGTAAGTGATCTGGAAAAGGCCGTGCATTACAAGCCCTGTACATCCGTGGAAGAAGGCGTGAGAAGATTTGTGGAATGGTATCGCGCATTTTACCAGGTATAACAAAAAATAAAATTCACTTACCGGTATCTGATCCGTTCTTCAATTGCCGATAAAGATGATCAATCAATCCGTCGGCTAAGCCAATCTGCGGTACCAGAATTTCTTCTGCACCTGACCAACGCATGATATTCAGATAAATTTCCAAAGCAGGTACAATCACGTCTGCACGATCTTCCCGCATCTGATATCGGTGCATCCGTTCTTCAACCGTCATTTGTTTGAATTTGCGATAGTAACTTTTCAATAAATCAATGGATAATGATTTACCTGGTTTTGTTTTGGAAAGTGAAAATATTTTATTGATGTTGCCGCCGGAACCAATGATGATAAGTTCCCTGGCTTTGATATTTTTTTTCAGAAATATCTTTAATTCATCCCATTGAGCATCTGTGATCTGCTGATGCAACAAGCGAATGGTGCCAATATTGAAAGAAGCGGTGAATACCTGTCTCTGTTTGCTGAACAAAGAAATTTCCGTGCTACCTCCACCCACATCCACATAGAGATAGGATTTTGATTTGCTCAGATGTTCGGCGACATGATTTTCAAATATCAGGCTTGCTTCCTGCTGACCACTGATGATTTGCAGGGAAATGCCGGTTTGTTCACGCACACGGGCAATAACCTGTTCTCCGTTTGCAGCTTCGCGCATGGCAGATGTAGCACAGGCAATGTAGTGATTCACTTCATAAATGTGCATCAGCAGCTGATAGGCGCGAATGGTATCAATCAAATGAGCAGTCCGCTGATCAGAAATTACACCCGTCTCAAACACGTCAAAACCCAGGCGCAATGGCACTCTTACCAGATTGAGCTTGATGAAATCAACTTCATTTCGGGAAACGGGCCTCACTTCCTTGATTAACAATCTTGCGGCATTTGACCCGACATCAATAGCGGCGAGTTTTATCATGCAGGATATTTTTTTCGGGAAAGATAATTATAAATCTGCAGCTGGGATCTTCTAGGTCTTCCTCTGGTAGGCACATATTTATTTTGCTGTGCATTATCCAATATACGAGCTTTTACGTTATCATGCAGTTGCAATTGCAATACATGCATAAGTTCTGCCTTTAGCTGCTCATCAAATACAGGTACGGTAGCTTCCACACGATGATCAAGATTCCGGACCATCCAGTCAGCCGATGAAATATACAGATTTTCTTTATCACCAGCTTTGAAATAAAATACACGCCCATGCTCCAGATATTCATCCACAATACTGATGGCTTGAATATCCTTTGCCCAGCTTTTATGCCGGGTATAAGCACAGCAAATACTTCTTACAATCAGCCGCACATCCACCCCGATACGCGCCGCCTTATAGATGGCCTGGATGAGCTGCGGGTCTGAAAGCGCATTCATTTTCAAGATGATTTGTGCAGGGCGTTGATGTTTTCTGGCTTTGATGCAGGCAGCAATATGTGCCATCATTTTATCACGGGTATGAAACGGACTCAGGATAAGCGTTTTGCACTCAGCTGCTTCTTTTTCATGCACACCTCCACTTTCCAGATACTGAAAAACTCTCTGCACCTCTTGCATGATATGCTGATGAGCTGTAAGCAAACAAAAATCAGCATAATAAGTAGCTGTATCTTCATTCAGATTGCCTGTACATACAAAACCATAATGAACAGATTTGCCATTTACTTCCTTTTCAATCAGACCAAGCTTTGCATGGATTTTCATGTTTGGAAACCCCACAAATACCTTTACACCTTCTTCTTCCAGTTTGTTTTTCCATTGCAGGTTTTCTTCCTCATTAAATCGTGCTCTCAATTCAATTACCACATACACTTTTTTGCCATTGCGTACGGCATTAATCAAGGCATTGACAATTTTTGAACGGGTTGCAAGCCGATAGGCTGTTACATGAATTGCCCGTACATCCGGATCTATGGCAGCTTCGCGCAAAAGATCAATCAATGAATTAAAATCATGATATGGAAAATGTAACAGCACATCACGCTGCATGATGATGCGTGTAATACTGGGCTGGCGATGCAGAAGCGGATGAATAAAACTTCTCCGCCTGTGCCTTCGTTCTTGAAAAATCAAATCCGGGAACGACATGAAGTCCTTAAAATTATGAATTCTGTCACCCGGAATGAGATGATCTTTTTTGGTTAAATTCAGTCTTTTGATCAGATAATCGAGCAATGCCGGATCAATCTGCCTGTCATAGATAAACCGTACGGGGCGCCCGTGTTTGCGGTTTTTCAATGCTTTTTCAATTTGCTGAATAAAACTTGTGGAAACATCATTGTCTATATCGAGCTCTGCATCACGGGTCATTTTAATCACATGTGCCGAAAAACGATCGTAACCAAAATAGGCAAAAATAGAAGGCAGATTAAACCGGATAATATCTTCCAGCAGAATGATATGCTTTTCATGATTGGAATCTGGTAATATTACAAAACGCGGCAGGCTGCCGGTGGGAATTTCAATCAAGGCATATCTTTTGGGCAGGCGGCCATCCTTTGATGAAAGCACCACAGCCAGATAAATAAATTCATCACGTAATGCAGGAAACTGCGGAATGCTTTCAATCATCAACGGTATGATCTGCGATCGTACCTGCTCTTCAAAGTATTGTACAACAAATTGTTTTTCTTTTCCATTGAGTTGTTTTTCCGTTTTCAGTTGTACTCCTGCCTGTTTTAATTCTCGTTTGATCTTTCGCCAGATTTTTGAAAAAACTTCCTGCTGGCGGATTACAATGCGCTGAATTTGATCGAGTGTACCTGCAGCATCTTCTTCCAAATGCACCTTTGCAAGCCTGCCGTATTCCACCATTCGCCGCAGGGTGGCTACTCTTACCCGGAAAAATTCATCGAGATTGTTGGAGAAAATACCCAAAAAGCGAATTCTTTCCTGCAAAGGCACAGCAGGATCACTGGCTTCCTGCAATACCCTTTCATTAAATGAAAGCCAGCTGATATCACGTTTGATAAATTTCTGCAGTTCGGGCATACGGATATATCCTAATAAGTCAGGTGTTATCTATCCCAAAATAAAGGATATGATTGCATAACTGCACTACACAAACAAAATTTAACATGGCAGCAAATACAAAAGCAGATGGCAAAATGCGTGATAAATACGGGATAAAACAATCATGAGGCCTTCATCCAGGAAGAGAACGGATTTGCTGTAGCAAAGCAGAAGTGCTGTATCCGGCTTCAAGCGGAATGGTTTTCACCTCGCCTCCGTAAGCCCGTACAATATCTGCACCTACAATTTCATCTATGGCATAATCTTCACCTTTAACTAATACATCGGGCTGAACCATGCGGATTAGTTCATAAGGAGTTTCTTCATCAAAGATGGTAACTGCATCCACAAAACACAAGCCTGCCAGCAGCAAGGCTCTGTCCTGTTCAGCTACCAATGGCCTTTCCGGGCCTTTTAATTTTTTCACCGAAGCATCACTGTTTATCCCTACTATCAGCACATCACCCAGATCAGCAGCCTGAGAAAGCAAACGAATATGCCCGCGATGCAGCAAATCAAAACAACCATTGGTGAACACAATCTTTTTGCCCAGCAGTCGCCAGCGATGTACATGTCTGCTCAGGGATGTACGATCCGCAATGCGGGACTGAATCAGGTTAAACTTTGGCTGAGTCATGTCTGGTGGGATTTATAACAGGTAACAACAAAAGCATAATAAAACCGATGACCAGATACAGGCCCATCTGTGCAATCCATAATATCCAGCTCATGGCCACACTGATTTTCACCGGTATACCAAACAACGTTAAAATTTTTTCCACGATAATCTGGTAGGGACCAATGCCCCCCTGTGTGGGCATTAACATACCCACGCTTCCAAAAGTAAGCACAGCCAGGGCTGCTTTTGCTCCCAGCTGCTGTGTTTCTGCCAAGCAATAAAAACCAATCTTCACCATGATGAAATATACTGCCCACATCAGCAAGGTAT from Thermoflavifilum aggregans encodes the following:
- the rfaE2 gene encoding D-glycero-beta-D-manno-heptose 1-phosphate adenylyltransferase, with the translated sequence MTQPKFNLIQSRIADRTSLSRHVHRWRLLGKKIVFTNGCFDLLHRGHIRLLSQAADLGDVLIVGINSDASVKKLKGPERPLVAEQDRALLLAGLCFVDAVTIFDEETPYELIRMVQPDVLVKGEDYAIDEIVGADIVRAYGGEVKTIPLEAGYSTSALLQQIRSLPG
- the ppk1 gene encoding polyphosphate kinase 1, with protein sequence MPELQKFIKRDISWLSFNERVLQEASDPAVPLQERIRFLGIFSNNLDEFFRVRVATLRRMVEYGRLAKVHLEEDAAGTLDQIQRIVIRQQEVFSKIWRKIKRELKQAGVQLKTEKQLNGKEKQFVVQYFEEQVRSQIIPLMIESIPQFPALRDEFIYLAVVLSSKDGRLPKRYALIEIPTGSLPRFVILPDSNHEKHIILLEDIIRFNLPSIFAYFGYDRFSAHVIKMTRDAELDIDNDVSTSFIQQIEKALKNRKHGRPVRFIYDRQIDPALLDYLIKRLNLTKKDHLIPGDRIHNFKDFMSFPDLIFQERRHRRRSFIHPLLHRQPSITRIIMQRDVLLHFPYHDFNSLIDLLREAAIDPDVRAIHVTAYRLATRSKIVNALINAVRNGKKVYVVIELRARFNEEENLQWKNKLEEEGVKVFVGFPNMKIHAKLGLIEKEVNGKSVHYGFVCTGNLNEDTATYYADFCLLTAHQHIMQEVQRVFQYLESGGVHEKEAAECKTLILSPFHTRDKMMAHIAACIKARKHQRPAQIILKMNALSDPQLIQAIYKAARIGVDVRLIVRSICCAYTRHKSWAKDIQAISIVDEYLEHGRVFYFKAGDKENLYISSADWMVRNLDHRVEATVPVFDEQLKAELMHVLQLQLHDNVKARILDNAQQNKYVPTRGRPRRSQLQIYNYLSRKKYPA
- a CDS encoding Ppx/GppA phosphatase family protein; protein product: MIKLAAIDVGSNAARLLIKEVRPVSRNEVDFIKLNLVRVPLRLGFDVFETGVISDQRTAHLIDTIRAYQLLMHIYEVNHYIACATSAMREAANGEQVIARVREQTGISLQIISGQQEASLIFENHVAEHLSKSKSYLYVDVGGGSTEISLFSKQRQVFTASFNIGTIRLLHQQITDAQWDELKIFLKKNIKARELIIIGSGGNINKIFSLSKTKPGKSLSIDLLKSYYRKFKQMTVEERMHRYQMREDRADVIVPALEIYLNIMRWSGAEEILVPQIGLADGLIDHLYRQLKNGSDTGK